The following are from one region of the Salvia hispanica cultivar TCC Black 2014 chromosome 1, UniMelb_Shisp_WGS_1.0, whole genome shotgun sequence genome:
- the LOC125187312 gene encoding G-type lectin S-receptor-like serine/threonine-protein kinase LECRK2 — MAAFAALFLFLSAPISAEPPSFQRIKSISLLSSLTPADNTAWFSASNTFAFGFHETEDGYAVCIFFGSIRERTVVWTANTEKNPVVPVDVVLVLTGDGLVLQKSDTNDILSRIDNSSQPIAWAAMLDNGNFVLYNANSSVIWQTFDYPTDSLLPGQRLPRGGMLLSRAAKTDFRTGIFRLWMQYDANLVLYYMYGLDTPIDAYFSFETWGLGNNVSLNLENDGRLCLYNGSVWRKSLTAGGNPVTGVIYLVRLDSDGILRVYNRSLEKEDSWKSIWSVTEDKCLPKGLCGINSYCTNTDGGAECRCLPGFDIARKGEWSAGCTSDFKVDCRDTNQSRSYEMRSVANVTWEDNYYSASRGMAEESCKEGCLQDCNCIVALFRDGECRKQKLPLSYGRFSPNATDMAFVRVNTLTHIYPGLTGHRQRLTDVQKRALLGVSLGLLGLLISGIFYYVRRQRGWCNLGKENKQRIDKFVLNHGYLAPKRYSYNEIKKITKSFTEKLGQGGYGVVYKGKLPEGQLVAVKVLKKTHDNAEEFVNEVASISRTSHVNIVNLLGFCYERNNKALVYEFMPNKSLDKFIHKSRSVDPNCSLGWRKMYEIAVGVAQGLEYLHRGCNTRIVHFDIKPQNILLDEDFCPKISDFGLAKLCVKKQSIISMLGTRGTIGYIAPEVFSRNFGVVSHKSDVYSYGIMLLRMAETGTNVENKSSQSSEHYFLEEIYEHVVMQNEKIHALMTEEEEEVVRKMLMVGFWCTQTAPLDRPSMNKVVDMLQGNLQSIQIPPMPFLLSSPKPQLSCSLPVIVETYATPYGLINHYQPRGTLP, encoded by the exons atggCCGCTTTTGCAGCCTTGTTTCTCTTCCTTTCTGCTCCCATTTCAGCAGAACCCCCCTCTTTTCAACGAATCAAATCAATCAGCCTCTTATCTTCCTTAACACCCGCAGACAACACTGCTTGGTTCTCGGCTTCAAACACCTTCGCCTTCGGGTTCCACGAAACAGAGGATGGCTATGCCGTCTGCATCTTTTTCGGAAGCATCAGGGAAAGGACAGTGGTGTGGACAGCCAACACTGAGAAGAATCCTGTCGTTCCTGTTGACGTCGTTCTTGTGCTAACGGGAGATGGACTGGTCTTGCAGAAGAGTGATACCAACGATATATTGTCTCGGATTGACAACTCGTCCCAACCTATAGCATGGGCAGCAATGCTTGACAATGGAAACTTTGTGCTCTACAATGCTAATTCCAGTGTCATTTGGCAGACCTTTGATTACCCGACTGACTCTCTTCTGCCCGGACAGCGCCTTCCACGGGGCGGGATGCTTCTGTCTAGAGCTGCGAAGACGGACTTCAGGACAGGGATTTTCAGGCTGTGGATGCAATATGATGCAAACCTTGTTCTGTACTATATGTACGGATTAGACACACCGATAGATGCTTATTTCTCGTTCGAGACATGGGGGCTGGGCAACAATGTGTCCTTGAATCTTGAAAACGATGGCCGTCTTTGTTTGTACAACGGAAGTGTCTGGAGAAAGAGTTTAACCGCGGGAGGGAACCCTGTCACAGGGGTTATCTATCTCGTGAGGCTCGATTCGGATGGCATTCTTCGTGTGTACAATCGATCGCTGGAGAAAGAAGACAGTTGGAAGTCGATATGGTCAGTCACGGAGGACAAATGTTTACCAAAGGGTTTGTGTGGCATTAATAGCTACTGCACTAACACGGAtggaggtgcggagtgcaGATGCCTCCCGGGATTTGATATCGCTCGTAAAGGAGAATGGAGCGCTGGCTGCACCTCCGATTTCAAGGTAGACTGCAGAGACACGAATCAAAGTAGAAGCTATGAGATGAGGAGTGTTGCCAATGTAACATGGGAAGACAATTACTACAGTGCTTCGAGAGGAATGGCTGAAGAAAGTTGCAAAGAGGGCTGTCTACAAGACTGCAACTGTATTGTAGCGTTGTTTAGAGATGGAGAATGTCGGAAGCAAAAGCTTCCGCTAAGCTATGGCAGATTTTCTCCAAATGCCACTGACATGGCTTTTGTGAGAGTGAACACCCTCACCCATATCTATCCAG GATTGACAGGACATCGACAGAGGCTTACCGATGTGCAGAAGCGTGCATTACTAG GAGTATCGCTTGGTTTACTTGGTCTACTTATATCCGGCATTTTCTACTACGTTAGAAGACAGCGTGGATGGTGCAATCTGGGAAAGGAAAACAAACAGCGTATCGACAAATTTGTACTCAACCATGGATATCTGGCTCCGAAAAGATACAGCtacaatgaaataaaaaaaataacaaaatccTTCACTGAGAAACTAGGCCAAGGAGGCTATGGTGTTGTGTACAAAGGAAAGCTACCTGAAGGTCAGCTAGTGGCAGTGAAGGTCTTAAAGAAAACTCATGATAATGCGGAAGAATTTGTTAACGAGGTCGCCAGCATCAGTAGAACCTCCCATGTCAACATTGTCAATCTCTTGGGATTTTGCTATGAGAGAAACAACAAGGCTCTAGTCTATGAATTTATGCCCAACAAATCATTAGACAAGTTCATCCACAAGAGCCGATCTGTGGATCCAAATTGCTCGCTAGGGTGGAGGAAAATGTACGAGATTGCAGTTGGGGTTGCCCAGGGTCTTGAGTACCTGCATAGAGGCTGCAACACGAGGATTGTTCATTTTGATATCAAGCCTcagaatattcttttggatGAAGACTTTTGCCCGAAGATATCGGATTTTGGGCTTGCTAAATTGTGTGTGAAGAAGCAGAGCATAATATCTATGCTTGGAACAAGGGGAACTATAGGGTACATTGCTCCTGAAGTGTTCTCAAGAAATTTCGGTGTAGTTTCTCACAAATCAGATGTGTACAGCTATGGTATTATGCTTCTTCGAATGGCAGAAACAGGGACTAATGTTGAGAATAAGTCATCTCAATCAAGTGAACATTATTTCCTTGAAGAAATTTATGAGCATGTGGTAATGCAAAATGAAAAGATTCATGCCCTCATGacagaagaggaagaagaagttgTGAGGAAAATGTTAATGGTAGGTTTTTGGTGCACTCAGACAGCTCCATTAGATAGGCCTTCGATGAATAAAGTGGTGGATATGTTGCAAGGGAATCTGCAGTCTATACAGATTCCCCCAATGCCATTTTTGCTCTCTTCCCCAAAACCACAGCTCTCATGTTCACTTCCTGTAATTGTAGAAACATATGCAACTccatatggtttaataaaccaTTACCAACCTAGAGGCACACTTCCGTGA
- the LOC125187320 gene encoding PR5-like receptor kinase: MTKCFRDKLGQGGFGIVYKGELPDGQLVAVKVLKETHDNADEFINEVASISRTSHVNIVNLLGFCFEKKKRALVYEYMPNKSLDKFIHKSCSLEWKKLYEVAIGVARGLEYLHRGCNTRIVHFDIKPQNILLDKDFCPKISDFGLSKLCMKKQSAISMLGTRGTVGYIAPEVFSRNFGVVSHKSDVYSYGIMLLHMVESKYVEMGSPGSSENCNLDRVYEHVLVQSERADHDRMSEEEDETARRMVMLGFWCIQTFPIERPTMSKVVEMLEGKLESIEIPPRPFLLSSPLPQISSFISCNSTCTKLDLDSHPTSCSSQLQGWCQ; this comes from the coding sequence ATGACAAAATGCTTCAGAGACAAACTAGGCCAAGGAGGATTCGGAATTGTCTACAAGGGAGAGCTACCGGATGGTCAGCTAGTTGCGGTGAAGGTCTTAAAAGAAACTCACGATAACGCAGACGAATTCATCAACGAAGTTGCAAGCATCAGCAGAACCTCCCATGTCAACATAGTCAATCTCTTGGGATTTTGCTtcgagaaaaagaaaagggctCTCGTGTATGAATACATGCCCAACAAGTCGTTAGACAAGTTCATCCACAAGTCCTGCTCCCTCGAGTGGAAGAAACTGTACGAGGTTGCAATCGGGGTTGCCAGGGGTCTTGAGTATCTGCACAGAGGCTGCAACACGAGGATCGTGCATTTTGACATCAAGCCTCAGAATATCCTTCTGGACAAGGACTTCTGTCCCAAGATATCGGATTTTGGGCTTTCGAAGCTGTGCATGAAGAAGCAGAGTGCGATATCCATGCTTGGGACGAGGGGGACCGTAGGGTACATTGCTCCCGAGGTATTCTCGAGAAACTTTGGCGTGGTTTCTCACAAGTCCGATGTGTATAGCTACGGGATCATGCTTCTTCACATGGTGGAGTCGAAATACGTGGAGATGGGGTCGCCTGGTTCGAGTGAAAACTGTAACTTGGATAGAGTTTATGAGCACGTGCTAGTGCAGAGCGAACGAGCGGATCATGATCGGATGAGTGAAGAGGAAGACGAGACCGCGAGGAGAATGGTGATGTTGGGATTTTGGTGCATTCAGACATTTCCAATAGAGAGGCCAACAATGAGTAAGGTGGTGGAGATGTTAGAAGGGAAACTGGAGTCTATAGAGATTCCACCAAGGCCATTTTTGCTCTCTTCCCCACTACCACAAATTTCATCTTTCATTTCTTGTAATTCTACATGTACAAAATTGGACTTGGATTCACATCCTACATCTTGTTCTTCTCAATTGCAAGGTTGGTGTCAATAA
- the LOC125187329 gene encoding G-type lectin S-receptor-like serine/threonine-protein kinase LECRK2 has translation MSAAVVLLLLFFSCITSNADEVTNFPIILSSYLTPSTNSTWISHSNKFVFGFYPTPNGLAVCVSFTNYFDKSRTVVWTANADDPIVPDNAVMLLTEDGLVLKTFDSSQTISIIGKSSRPIGGAAMLDSGNFVLLDRRGSVARQTFDYPTDCLMPGQFLSPGTQLVSHASETDLRKGMFRLKMQTDGNLVLYDLDSLDKPRDAYYESGTAGSGNKTCLILNNVGNLFLFDGTSVVKNITAGGSSPSLEVLYLARIDPDGIFRVYNRSWEPQDNWRQIWAVSDDKCYPKGVCGINSYCGIKDIGGAADCRCLPGYDRISSVVGCISNLVVDCSDKDQSSKFEMTRIEYVTWEDNYYSALEVSSEQGCIEACLKDCSCRVALYRDGQCRKQKLPLRYGRWQIIIEDVTFVRVANSSTAAGSPLPFRHKRRQHLVLGTYSNTHSS, from the exons ATGTCTGCTGCTGTAGTGTTGTTGCTCCTCTTCTTTTCTTGCATCACTTCAAATGCAGATGAAGTAACAAACTTCCCTATTATCCTATCATCTTATCTAACACCTTCCACCAATTCTACATGGATCTCACATTCTAATAAATTCGTCTTTGGGTTCTACCCCACACCAAATGGCTTAGCCGTCTGCGTCTCCTTCACCAACTACTTCGACAAAAGCAGAACCGTGGTGTGGACTGCTAACGCAGACGATCCAATCGTTCCAGACAACGCTGTCATGCTGCTAACTGAAGATGGCCTAGTTTTAAAGACATTTGATAGCAGTCAAACAATCTCTATAATTGGCAAGTCTTCCCGGCCTATAGGAGGCGCTGCAATGCTCGACAGTGGCAACTTCGTGCTGTTGGATCGTCGTGGCAGTGTGGCTCGGCAGACCTTTGATTACCCGACAGACTGCCTTATGCCCGGGCAGTTCCTCTCACCGGGCACTCAGCTGGTATCCCATGCCTCAGAGACAGACCTCAGGAAAGGTATGTTCAGGCTCAAGATGCAAACTGATGGAAACCTCGTGCTCTACGATTTAGACAGCCTAGACAAGCCCAGAGACGCTTACTATGAATCGGGGACTGCTGGAAGTGGAAACAAAACCTGCTTGATTCTTAACAATGTTGGTAATCTTTTTCTCTTTGATGGAACTTCTGTTGTAAAGAATATCACCGCGGGAGGGAGCTCCCCTTCACTTGAGGTTCTGTATCTAGCGAGGATTGATCCTGATGGAATTTTTCGCGTGTATAATCGCTCGTGGGAACCACAAGATAATTGGAGGCAAATATGGGCAGTAAGTGATGACAAATGCTATCCTAAAGGTGTATGCGGGATCAACAGCTACTGCGGTATCAAAGATATTGGGGGTGCTGCTGACTGCAGATGCCTCCCTGGGTATGATCGCATCAGCTCAGTTGTCGGCTGCATCTCCAACCTTGTCGTGGACTGTTCAGACAAGGATCAGAGCAGCAAGTTTGAGATGACGAGGATTGAGTACGTTACATGGGAAGACAACTACTACAGTGCTTTGGAAGTGAGCAGTGAACAAGGCTGTATTGAGGCTTGTTTGAAGGACTGCAGCTGTCGTGTGGCCTTGTATCGAGATGGACAATGTCGGAAGCAGAAGCTTCCTCTCAGATACGGGAGATGGCAGATAATTATTGAGGATGTTACTTTTGTTAGAGTCGCCAATTCTTCCACAGCCGCAg GATCTCCGCTGCCTTTTCGACATAAACGGAGGCAGCATCTAGTACTAGGTACCTATTCCAATACTCATTCTAGTTAG
- the LOC125187339 gene encoding uncharacterized protein LOC125187339, whose translation MIALCIRHHVQQYADFKVFSIIADVQDRFGVSISYKKAWQLPNYMFELQSQNPSTIVEWKHNELLSQRRTNVFNYFFWAFGLAIHAFQKTAPVLTIDGTHLRGRFKGKLFVACGFDANKTCLSIAYAVVDEETNDSWS comes from the exons ATGATTGCTCTGTGTATTCGACATCATGTGCAACAATATGCCGATTTCAAGGTCTTCTCAATAATAGCTGATGTTCAAGACAGATTTGGTGTGTCAATCAGTTATAAGAAGGCATG GCAGTTGCCAAACTACATGTTTGAACTCCAGTCACAGAATCCGAGCACAATTGTTGAGTGGAAGCACAACGAGCTGTTGAGTCAGAGACGTACAAATGtgttcaactattttttctggGCATTTGGGCTTGCAATACATGCTTTCCAGAAGACTGCACCAGTGTTAACAATAGACGGGACTCACCTCCGAGGAAGATTTAAAGGTAAGCTGTTTGTTGCTTGTGGTTTTGATGCTAACAAGACATGCTTGTCAATCGCATATGCTGTGGTGGATGAAGAAACCAATGACAGTTGGTCGTAG
- the LOC125207400 gene encoding class V chitinase-like, with amino-acid sequence MATSAVLLLSALFQILHFSSAAVNGGYWFPEGGLAASDIDSTLFTHLFCAFADLNPSTNQITVSSANTPLFSQFTATVRSKNPNVKTLLSIGGGTGGEASFSAMASQPASRRSFIDSSIRLARSYGFSGLDLDWEYPRTATDMANLGTLISEWRRAVSAEARASGRAALLLTAAFYVSSDLNGAIYPARAIDTGLDFVNVMAYDFFDPSWYKFTNSHAMLYDPVNWVSGSKGIAAWIQAGVRAQKLVLGVPFYGHAWRLANANNHGVLAPANGAAAEDGSKYSQIRSFIQRNNAAVVYNSTIVSNYCYSGTTWISYDDIESIAAKVSYAKQRGLLGYFAWHVGADSDWALSRQAKKSWGA; translated from the exons ATGGCTACATCAGCAGTACTACTCCTCTCAGCTCTCTTCCAAATACTTCATTTCTCTTCCGCCGCCGTGAATGGAGGCTACTGGTTTCCAGAGGGAGGCTTGGCCGCCTCAGACATAGACTCCACTCTCTTCACACACCTCTTCTGCGCATTCGCCGACCTCAACCCCTCCACCAATCAAATCACCGTCTCCTCCGCAAACACACCCCTCTTCTCCCAGTTCACCGCAACCGTCCGATCCAAAAATCCAAACGTCAAAACCCTCCTCTCCATCGGCGGCGGGACCGGCGGCGAGGCTTCCTTCTCCGCCATGGCCAGCCAGCCCGCCTCTCGGCGCTCCTTCATCGACTCCTCGATCAGGCTGGCCCGCTCCTACGGCTTCTCGGGGCTCGATCTGGACTGGGAGTATCCGCGCACGGCCACGGACATGGCCAATCTGGGAACCCTGATTTCGGAGTGGCGCCGCGCCGTCTCGGCCGAAGCCCGGGCATCAGGGAGGGCCGCGCTTCTCCTCACCGCGGCGTTCTACGTCTCGTCCGATCTCAACGGCGCAATCTACCCGGCGCGGGCGATCGACACGGGTTTGGACTTCGTGAACGTGATGGCTTACGATTTCTTCGATCCGTCATG GTACAAGTTCACGAACTCGCACGCGATGCTGTACGACCCGGTGAACTGGGTCAGTGGCAGCAAGGGCATCGCGGCTTGGATTCAGGCAGGCGTGCGCGCGCAGAAGTTGGTTCTCGGCGTGCCATTTTACGGCCACGCGTGGCGGCTGGCAAATGCGAATAACCACGGCGTTTTGGCGCCGGCAAACGGGGCTGCCGCTGAGGATGGAAGTAAGTATAGCCAGATTAGGAGCTTCATCCAGCGGAATAATGCGGCGGTGGTGTATAATTCGACGATCGTGTCGAATTATTGCTACTCGGGAACTACGTGGATCAGCTATGACGATATTGAATCCATCGCTGCTAAGGTTTCGTATGCTAAGCAGAGAGGGCTGCTTGGTTACTTCGCGTGGCACGTTGGTGCTGATAGCGACTGGGCTCTCTCTAGACAAG CTAAAAAGTCGTGGGGAGCATAA
- the LOC125187347 gene encoding probable leucine-rich repeat receptor-like protein kinase At1g35710: MDVVFAANAIFIISITILLSNVVASNASNSSREYKALMDFGWPYINSTAHHCSWKGITCDDQGRVTELSLQTHVGCNTQPRWHDFDPLSFTSLTSIHLSSCGLYGVIPPHIGYLSNLSYLNLSHNLLSSELPPSLVNLTNLNVLDISDNNYIYGVIPPNIGSLSKLVYLNLSHNQLKTTMPLSLPNLTNLEVLDISFNSFFGVIPSGIWYLRRLIVLDLSFNNINGSLPPAMTQLTRLKILKLDNNSVEGVFEAGIHMLPCIKTIGLSRNSIQGRIPPRLGDVPNAKFLSIDFSWNHLFGEVPESVSRLDGIDLSYNSLEGKISYSVWRKFPRESFIGNPKLLLPKGYNATVEAVYYVVFVLFIFCVIHLIFSKKGKKEVPSVTPDLKHGDIFKMWNFDGNIAYQDITEATQDFDFKYCIGTGGYGSVYRAKLPTGKVVAVKKLHRFEGDNPVFDSCFRNEAMVLSQIRHRHIVKLFGFCLHKQSMFLIYDYMERGSLFRVLMDEDEAVELNWKKRVNVVKDVANALSYMHHDCSPPILHRDISSSNILLDSEFEGCLSDFGTARLLDPDSSNQTLLVGTRGYIAPELAFTMAVTEKCDVYSFGVVALEIMFGDHPGDFISSINTMVARSTQFAENMMVQQLLDKRLASPDDDVRMSMEVVGVVKTALKCVCCDPKSRPSMKEVAQQLGARPPQLAMSFRSISVLHLLHSD, encoded by the exons ATGGATGTTGTGTTTGCTGCTAATGCTATTTTCATAATCAGCATCACCATATTGTTGAGCAATGTAGTTGCATCTAATGCTTCAAACTCGAGCAGAGAATATAAGGCGTTGATGGATTTCGGGTGGCCTTATATCAACTCCACTGCTCATCACTGCAGCTGGAAAGGCATCACTTGCGATGATCAAGGCCGCGTTACAGAGTTAAGCCTGCAAACTCATGTAGGTTGCAACACTCAGCCTAGGTGGCATGATTTCGATCCGCTTTCTTTCACATCCCTCACCAGCATTCATCTCAGCTCGTGTGGTCTGTATGGAGTCATCCCACCTCACATAGGTTACCTCTCCAACTTGTCTTACCTCAATTTGTCTCATAATCTTCTTAGTTCTGAGCTGCCTCCTTCATTGGTAAATCTGACTAACTTGAATGTGCTTGACATTTCTGATAACAATTACATTTATGGTGTCATTCCACCTAACATAGGAAGCTTGTCCAAGCTAGTTTATCTTAATTTGTCTCATAATCAACTCAAGACGACGATGCCTCTTTCACTGCCAAATCTCACAAACTTAGAGGTGCTTGACATTTCTTTTAATAGTTTTTTTGGTGTCATTCCCTCTGGAATATGGTACCTTCGTCGTTTGATTGTTCTTGATTTGAGCTTCAATAACATCAATGGCTCTCTGCCCCCTGCTATGACCCAATTAACAAGActgaaaatcttgaaattggACAACAATAGTGTGGAAGGTGTTTTTGAAGCAGGGATACACATGCTTCCTTGTATCAAAACCATAGGCCTCAGCCGGAATTCAATCCAAGGACGGATACCTCCTCGGTTAGGAGATGTTCCTAATGCCAAGTTTCTTAGTATAGACTTTTCTTGGAACCATCTTTTTGGTGAAGTCCCAGAATCCGTTTCGCGTTTGGATGGAATCGATTTGTCCTACAATAGTTTAGAGGGCAAGATTTCGTACAGCGTTTGGCGTAAGTTTCCAAGAGAATCATTCATCGGAAATCCTAAGTTACTTCTTCCGAAGGGATACAACGCTACTGTGGAAGCCGTCTATTATGTAGTCTTTGTGCTTTTTATATTCTGTGTGATCCATTTAATATtctccaaaaaaggaaagaaagaaGTCCCCTCAGTCACACCTGATCTCAAACATGGAGACATTTTCAAGATGTGGAACTTCGATGGCAACATCGCCTACCAAGACATCACTGAAGCGACACAAGACTTTGACTTCAAATACTGCATCGGAACTGGTGGCTACGGGAGCGTCTACAGAGCTAAACTTCCCACTGGAAAAGTTGTTGCTGTTAAGAAGCTTCACAGATTTGAAGGAGATAATCCTGTTTTtgattcatgttttaggaatGAAGCCATGGTTCTCTCTCAGATACGCCATCGACATATTGTCAAGCTTTTTGGCTTTTGTTTGCACAAACAAAGCATGTTTCTTATCTACGACTACATGGAACGAGGAAGCCTCTTTCGTGTGTTGATGGATGAAGATGAAGCTGTGGAGCTGAACTGGAAGAAAAGGGTAAATGTGGTGAAGGACGTTGCAAATGCACTATCGTACATGCATCACGATTGCAGCCCTCCTATTTTGCACAGAGACATTTCGAGCAGCAACATACTCTTGGATTCAGAGTTCGAAGGTTGTTTATCTGATTTTGGGACAGCTAGATTGTTGGATCCTGATTCATCCAATCAAACTCTACTTGTGGGAACTCGAGGCTATATTGCACCGG AGTTGGCCTTCACAATGGCGGTTACAGAAAAATGTGATGTATACAGCTTCGGAGTTGTGGCATTGGAAATCATGTTTGGAGATCATCCGGGAGATTTCATTTCCTCTATCAACACGATGGTGGCGAGATCCACACAGTTTGCTGAAAACATGATGGTGCAACAACTCTTGGACAAGAGGCTAGCATCTCCAGATGACGATGTAAGAATGTCGATGGAAGTGGTTGGAGTGGTCAAAACAGCACTGAAATGTGTATGTTGTGATCCAAAGTCAAGGCCGTCAATGAAGGAAGTGGCTCAGCAACTTGGTGCGCGCCCACCACAGTTGGCAATGTCGTTCCGCTCAATATCAGTGCTTCATCTCCTGCATTCAGATTGA